In Lolium rigidum isolate FL_2022 chromosome 7, APGP_CSIRO_Lrig_0.1, whole genome shotgun sequence, the DNA window tgtcaattaatttgaaactgaggtactccctccgttccgaaATATAAGCATTTTGGAACAGAGGTAATAGTACATGGTATGTTCTCCTATATTCTGTACTATGTTAATGGTTGACGAGCGAATTGCgacatatctagatacatccgtttcaaattaattgacgtggctttgtctagatacaagtatacattgaaatGCATCAAGCTGAAGTGCATCAGTTTCACCCCCTAGGTCAAAGCAGCGAACATGTTTTTGCCCTTTTAGCTTCAGGCATACGTTAGTGATAGAACAAATGCAGTTTCGAACTTTCCACACCAAGGGCACCTCCATGTCAGACTGGAAGACACAGTATCAGTTGCAGATTTTGAAACAAGTCAGGCTACAGGTTCCGAAGAGCCTTAAAGTATCAACTACCAAGACACGAATCCACGCTGAAGCAATGGTTATGAGTAACTCATGCTCCCGCTTCATTTTTTTGTGCAGCCAACAGTTTCTTGTGGGTGAGAGGTTTTATACATTCACTTCAGTAGTATCACTCAACAAATTTTGGACCCAGATTCATGAATTACAAATTTTCTACATGGCCAGCAACATTTACATAGATACACCGAGAAATGGAACGTAGCTCTTCATCACAGAGCCGCTATCAGAATTGCCCAAGAAGATTGCTGTTGTGATCGAGGCAGCTGCTTAACCATTGCTGCCCTTGGAAGAAGAGCCCTGTAGCCTGGACAGGAACTCCGGAGATATACGGGTAGGTCGGTAGTCCTTGTTGAGACAAACAGCTGTTGCCGTTGCTTCCACAATCAACTGGTAGGAGAAATACAATATTTATACGTGTTTGTTGTATAGAATGGTTGCAGAGAAATGCCCTAAGAGTAATTTATGCTTGAAATAGCACACTATTGTAGGAAATTATACATGTCACAATGCCATCCAGAATGCTAAGGTATTTTGATTGTGAATAGGATGGAAATGTGCAGCTTATGATATATTTCCTATTCTGATTCTTTTATTTTTGAGCAATACATTTGACAGCCAGAATAATTCTTTGGTCAGCATACCTCACGGTTAGGCAGCTTCTCAATGCAGTGCTCGAATATCATCCGTATACCTTTGATGCTTGCAAGCCTCACATTGACCACAAATTTATCACCACTCTGACAGCACAAGGAAATAAAAAAGGGAAATCATAACCAAATAGAATCTATGGTACttgtttttttttcctgaaaCTTGGTAAGAAAGGGCATTACTCTCAAAGGCGCAAAGTACTTGAGGTGCATCTCAGAGAGGGCCAGCGACTCACCGCTGCGTGCTACTGCATCTGCACTTAGTCCCGCGCTCTCAAGTAGCTCATGACGACCTATTCAGTAAAGAGATAAACGAAATGTTACCTAAACTACAACTATGCTTTGTCCACAAGATATAGATGTGGATCCTTAAATTGATATCTGAATCATGCTGCTGATCAAGTGAATAACGCTACTATAAGGGTGTGATTGGTTAAGGTCACCAAGTCTAATGTAATGGAATGGTTCCACACCTGAAATCATTCTTGTGTTCGGTTGgcaaatggaatggaatggagtgGTTCCAGAAAAAAGGAATATTCTCACTAGATCCGGAATGAGGTCGTTCCACCGAATCGGTGGAATGTGCACGTTCCTGGGCGCTAATCCACTGCAAATCAAAATCGCTAACTCAGGCAACACCCAAACCTATCCACTACTCTCTCTCCCCCTCGTCTCTCCCGTCTCTGGCGGCGAGGCTGCAGAACCCCAGTGCGGTGGCGGAAAGGAATAAGGAGCCAGCAACAGGGGAAGATAGAGGAGCGGCAGCCGGCGGGGGCTGGCCTGCAAGCAAGCAACAACGACAGGCAAATGCGGCATCCAGCAACCCCAAGAAATTGCTCCGTCGGCAAGCGGCGACAAGCGGCGGCAAGCAGCAGCGCAAAACAGCGACGCCACAGGCAGGATGCGTTTCTTTCCTGCTAGTTTTGTTTTGGATTAAAACACGAATCCATCTCTCTCGAGCATTCTTTTCAAGGATTTGACCACATAGATTGGAAATTTGGAACTTGCATGCGTGTTGTCTCTCAGTTTAATACTAGTGCTGAAATTATGAAAGAACAAATAAGATGGCATAGTATGAACTTTAATTAGGTGCGTAACTATTATTCTTGAGGTTAGCTGAATCCAATATACTTCACCCCATCTCTCAAACCGAACGCCGGATAGAACCATTccattctattttttttttagCTCCAACCAAACATAAGAATGGAACCAACCCGTTCCTCTAGAATGGAACCGTTACATTACATTCCACTTCGTTCCGGAACCAAACACACCCGAGACTTCGACTGTAGTTTGTGATGAACTCACCATGTTGGCAGTAACTACCATATATGGCATTATTGACAACTCCATACTGGTCGAGTTCATAGTCGCGCACCTTCATCTCCACTTCGAAAAACTTGCCCTCCCTGAAAATGGGCAGGACTGCAGAAAATGTCATACGCTCACATTCATGTGCATTTTTAACTTAACTGAATGAACAGAGCGTAGTTTTCAGGTTATTAAAGTACAAAAACTATGTAGTTCATGAGTAAAATCACTGATGTCCATGTCCCCCTCCCGCTTTAACAAAAAACTGATGTCTAAATGCATGACACACATGGTTTCTAGCCAAAGATGACACAGAATGTGGAAGCACCAGGCACAGAAGAATTAGATACGAAACGAGTTCACAAGCCCCTGCTTGCAAGTTGTTTAATCATCTCTCTAATTTATCATCAAATATCTTGGTCTGACTCCGTGAACTAAGAAACAGATTAGGCTCTGGATTATGGTTTTCCCTGACAAGCTACATCCACATGAACCAGGAAGCAGAGAATTCGACAGGAAGAATTGAGACGAACCTCAGACCGGCTTCGAGGCTGGCCGACTGGGCGGAGACGGCGAGGGTGCGGCATATGCCTCGTGCAGCGGCGGCGCCGATCGTCGGCCGGCGCAGCGCTGCAGGGCGGGCAGGCGGCCAGCAGGTCCTTGCTGCTCCGGCGCGGATCGGTGGGAGCGGCGAGTGGGCGTTGGGGACGAGGCGCAAAATCTGGTGGTACATTGCGGGCGGCGGACAGTCTGAGTGGACCTGTGCGGCGCGGGCCGCTGCCGGCACGTCCTATATGTACTACCTGGCCAATGGGCCGGGCATCTCCTCGACGCATTTTCGGAGCCTCACAGTCGTTCGTTTGCGTCCGCCTAAAATGATCACgaggggcgaaatgtccgtttgcgttgggGGCGCACCTCCAGCGGTGCGACGTATTTTGGACATCCCAGTgctttattttcttgtttttttttcttatttgttgAATGAGCAAGTAGTACTGAATGTCTTGTTACTCGAATCGAATAGATTAGCTATAAACAATTCACCTGATAGATTACTCCAATGGAAAAGGTTCAAACACATACAAATAAGAACAAATTtaaacatatactccctccgttcttttttaattgactcaaatttagtacaaagttgtactaaatccgagtcaattaaaagagaacggagggagtataaactaAAAACTAATTTTTGGTCTTCTTGTTAGAACGTCCTGCCTCGTCATCCaaactcctgcgcctcttgcttgtcacctcctcgtccgAAGagaaactggaggacgacgcgcccgttGAGGAGTATGAGTCGGAAGAAGTGTCGTcttcgtcggtgaacggacgacgacgacgcgccgtccgcgcctgcgcccttgcccgggccctggacttcttccttgtcGCCTTGTcatccgccgcctcctgcgcctccagccGGGTGAActtggcgtcggagtcctcctcctcctgctgcctcGTCCTCGACGTCGCTGCTACCACCGCCTCCGTCCTTCTCCTGGCCGTCGCTGGCATtggcgcctccgtcctcctcctactcagccggcgtggaggcagggtcgctgggcgtggagcccggatcgcttggcatCGCAGGGtattcccaccaatgcagccatccgggcgacttgccctcgctctccgagtccgacggcaaggtgtagtcgctcatggcgtgctGATGTTGgagaagaagtagaagaagaaggaggaggcggtTTGACGTGAATTACAATACACGCAGGGGTTATATTCTACAgggattaacggcggcgcgtataacgaagaggccggcggttgctcttcaatggcggttcggcgctccattccggcggttagcGGGTTGATTGGCGCGGTTGACACACCGGCGGTTGACATTCGCGCCCTTGCTGTGTGAtttaattcgaggccgatcgaaccagggtcgctgccatgagggcccataggggaagcgagcggacgctaggcgcgaccgtgcagcgtccgcggagacgcaaacgcgacGCACAGACGCCCCGGACACGATGCGTCATCCCGCTGTTTCAGGGTGCAGACGCATTTCTggtccgcgcggacgcaaacggtcgcatagcgtccgtttgcgtcgagccgctggagatgcccttagcgtgCCAGCACGGTTAACACGTGCTTTGGCCCGACACGGGCCGTGCCTAGCCCGTGACTCGTCTAGGCCGTGCTCAGGTCGCCACCCTGAGCCCTTGTGCCGGCACGGCACGACACGGTAAGTGGTGGGCCAGGCCAGGCATAGCACGCGGCCCGTTAAGCCCGGCATGACATGCGGCCCATTGAGCGGAGAGACCAGATTCAGGCcagaatatgaccgtttgggccaTTTTTATCGATTTTCTGGCTGTTGGGAAGCCTATTATGATCCGAATTTAGGCAAATTTTTGCTATAAAAAGAGCAGCTCACCCGTCTCATTTCACACAGCCACAACACCTCTCTCATTGCTTTAGAAGATTTAGTTCTAGATATGGATGTTCGTGTAGTGGTTGCTCGGCCCAGACGACGGGGCCTTGTGTGGGTTAACTTCGATGAACAAGCATACGAGGAGCATGGTGTGCAGAAAATAAGAGCTAAGTGCCGAAGGTGCAACAAGATTTCTATCCGCACAACGACAATGGGGACTGGGCATTTGCATCGCCACGTCGCGGCTCATGAGAGGCCAGGTGCAATGAACTAATTAGTTGTAGTTGTTGTAATTTTCTATTTCTCTTAGAGCGAGTTGTACTCTTTTTCCTTCTGGGATGGAAGGTTTTGATGAGGCATCTATTAATAAAGCTCCTTTGATGCATAAGATGGGCTTCTCTCGACGGTGGGTACAATGGATAATGTTGTGTGTTACCACGGTGAGGTACTCTGTGAAATTCAATGGAGCCCTATTGGAAGCGTTCTCCCCTACGAGAGGTCTCAGACAAGGTGATCTGTTATCCCCATTTTGGTTTCTCTTTGTTGTTGATGGTCTATCTGCGTTGTTGCAACCAGAAATTGCTGCGGGAGGCATTACGCCGGTCAAGGTATGTCAAAGAGGACCGGGTATGTCCCATTTGTTATTTGCCGATGATACCCTGCTTTTCTTCAAGGCATCACGTGAACAAGCTGTGAGGGTCAAGCATGTGATCGAGTCCTATGGAGAGGCCACAAGTCAATTAATAAATCCTTCAAAGTGTTCAATCTTGTTCAGTACGCAATGTgacatggagatccataatgataTACGTGGTCTTCTCAATGTGGAGAAAGATTCCTTTGAATAAAACTATCTGGGGCTCCCGACGCCTGATGGTACAATGGGAAGGGTGAAGTTTGATAATCTACAAGCAAAACTGGCAAAAAGAATTCTGCAGTGGGGAGATTTATCCCAAGGTGGGAAGGAGATCATGATCAAAGCAGTGGCACATGCATTACCTATATATATTATGGCTGTCCTCAAATTACCAATGTCGGTGTGTGATGATTTAACGAAGCTGATACGTGATTTTTGGTGGGGTGCTAAGAGGGCAAAGAGGAAAGCCCACTGGATCAGTTGGGATGTGCTCATACGATCAAAGCCCCATATGGAGGCATGGGTTTTAAGGATCTTTAACCAGGCACTTTTGGCTCGCCAGGCTTGGAGGCTTATCCATCGTCCTGATAGTCTTTGTGCTCGTGTGCTGCGGGCGAAATATTACCCCCACGGGAACATAGATGATATGGTCTTTTCGGCAAATCCGTCGCCTACATGGAGTGCTATCAGCCATGGCTTGGAGCTATTGAAGCATGGTTTGATCTGGAGAATTGGAGATGGTCGATCAGTGCGCATTTGGCGAGACAACTAGATCCCAAGAGAGGaggagcttgatacgtctccgacgtatcgataatttcttatgttccatgccacattattgatgttatctacatgttttatgcacactttatgtcatattcgtgcattttctggaactaacctattaacaagatgtcgaagagccgcttgtcgttttcgctgtttttggtttcataaatcctagtaacgaaatattctcggaattggacgaaatcaacgcccggggtcctattttgccacgaagcttccggaagaccgaagaggagtcgaagtggggccacgaggcgccgccacactagggcggcgcggcccaggccctggccgcgccgacctagggtgtggggccctcgtgtggccccctgacctgcccttccgcctacttaaagcatccatcgcgaaacccccagtaccgagagccacgatacggaaaaccttccagagacgccgccgccgccaatcccatctcgggggattctcggagatctcctccggcaccccgccggagaggggattcatctcccggaggactcttcaccgccatggtcgcctccggagtgatgagtgagtagttcacccctggactatgggtccatagcagtagctagatggttgtcttctcctcattgtgcttcattgttggatcttgtgagctgcctaacatgatcaagatcatctatccgtaatgctatatgttgtgtttgtcgggatccgatggatagagaatactatgttatgttaattatcaagttattacctatgtgttgtttatgatcttgcatgctctccgttattagtagaggctctggccaagtttttgctcttaactccaagagggagtatttatgctcgatagtgggttcatgcctccattgatatccgggacgatgtgacgtaaagttctaaggttgtggatgtgttgttgccactagggataaaacattgatgctatgtctaaggatgtagttgttgattacattacgcaccatacttaatgcaattgtctgttgctttgcaacttaatactggaaggggttcggataataacttgaaggtggactttttaggcatagatgcagctggatggcggtctatgtactttgtcgtaatgcccaattaaatctcactgtacttatcatgacatgtatgtgcattgttatgccctctctatttgtcaattgcccgactgtaatttgttcacccaacatgcttttatcttatgggagagacacctctagtgaactgtggaccccggtccattcttttatacctgaaatacaaatctgtcgcaatacttgttctttactcgttttcttgcaaacaatcatcttccacacaatacggttaatcctttgttacagacaagccggtgagattgaaaacttcactgtttcgttggggcaaagtactttggttgtgttgtgcaggttccacgttggcgccggaatctctggtgttgcgccgcactacatcccgccgccatcaactttcaacgtgcttcttggctcctcctggttcgataaaccttggtttctttctgagggaaaacttgctgttgtgcgcatcataccttcctcttggggttcccaacgaacgtgtgagttacacgccatcaagctctttttctggcgccgttgccggggagatcaagacacgccgcaaggggagtctccacttcccaatctctttactttgtttttgtcttgctttattttatttactactttgtttgctgcattatatcaaaacacaaaaaaattagttgctagctttactttatttactgtcttgtttgctatatcagaaacacaaaaaaattagttacttgcatttactttatctagtttgttttatttactactgctaaaatggccacccctgaaaatactaagttttgtgacttcactagcacaaataataatgatttcttatgcacacctattgctccacctgctactacagcggaattctttgaaattaaacctcgctttcatcgaatcttgttatgcgagagcaattttctcggtgttagttccgatgatgccgctgcccatcttaataattttgttgaactatgtgaaatgcaaaagtataaagatgtagatggtgatattattaaattgaaattgtttcctttctcattaagaggaagagctaaagattggttgctatctctcgcctaagaatagtattgattctcggactaaatgcaaggatgcttttattggtagatattatcccccgctaaaattatatctttgaggagtagcataatgaattttaaacaattggataatgaacatgttgctcaagcttgggaaagaatgaaatctttggttaaaaattgcccaacccatggatcgactacttggatgatcatccaaaccttctatgcaggacaaaatttttcttcgcggaatttattggattcagctgctggaggtacctttatgtccatcaccttggggcggctacaaagcttcttgataatatgatggttaattactccgaatagcacacggaaagagctccacaaggtaagaaggtaaattttgttgaagaatcctcttccttgaatgataagattgatgctattatgtctatgcttgtgaatgataggactaatgttgatcctaataatgttccgttagcttcattggttgcccaagaagaacatgttgatgtaaacttcattaaaaataataatttcaacaacaaNNNNNNNNNNNNNNNNNNNNNNNNNNNNNNNNNNNNNNNNNNNNNNNNNNNNNNNNNNNNNNNNNNNNNNNNNNNNNNNNNNNNNNNNNNNNNNNNNNNNgttataaaagcgacaagcaaataacgaagaacgaaacaagaacacacgcaggggacacaagatttaacgtggaaaaccccttccaacacgaagggaaaaaaccacgggcgccggccaagcaaaacttcactatatcgggaggtgtttacaaacgccgtgggttatcttataatctgataaaccctagccggcggcttacaagatgtatatataggcggtgccaacgatccgtgccgtacgcttcggcccaagcctccggcgacgggcctcgctccgctcgtcagaagttagcctccctttagtatatgaatttggatcacaatacaacaaactccaccttgagacaaattccatcttgtagcatgaacttcaacaatctcctgaacaaacaaagggaaaaacacttgctggcgccaacagccacttgggctaaacagttataccaaccaagctcgagcaaagctcaaacttggaaacgagagccggctttgtcatcatatcggcgggattatcatgagtacttatcttgcataccttcggtttacctttagcaacaatgtcgcgaatataatggtacttgatatcaatgtgctttgtcctctcatggaacatttgatctttagtaaggtatattgcactttgactatcgagaaaacaagttaatgcaagaatcatctccacaaagctcgagcatacaaacctttcaaccaaacgagACTCTTTGccagcttcattaattgctatatattacgcttcggtcgtagattgggcaacaacagttgtaacgttgccttccaactcacaagcacatccaccaacagtgaacacataacctgtgagggatcttctcttatccaaatcggcagcaaaatctgaatccacatagccaacgagtccctcaccggtcttgccaaacttcaagcaagctttggatgtgccacgaaggtacctaaaaatccactgaacagctctccaatgttctttaccgggaTCGACAAGATATcgaccgaccaaactcatagcataggaTAAATcgggacgagaacaaaccatggcatacgtcAAGGAACCAAcgagcactagaatatggaactcgagacatgtactcaatatcttcatcggtactaggacattgcaatgccgacaatttgaagtgagaagcaattggtgtactaacggactttgcatcatgcatattaaaacgcgaAGAACTTTATCGAATGTAATTTTgcttgactaagaaataacacactagattttctgtctcttgtaatttccatacctagtattttcttagcggcaccaagatccttcatctcaaactcactacttaattgtgctttcaaaatagtgatctctttcttgctcttggcgagcaatcaatatatcatcaacatataacgagcaagtatattggtgatccattaacaaacttgatataaacacaattatcatacttagatctcttaaactcatgtgcaagcataaatgaatcaaaccttttgtaccacttgtcttggagactgtttcggaccataaagggacctcttcaacttgcaaacaagatcctccttaccgggcacaacaaaaccttcgaggttggtccatgtatatctcctcctcaagctcaccatgcgaaaagcggtctttacatctagctgctcaagctcaagatcacgcatagccacaataccaaagaatgcacgaatggaactatgcttcacaaccggagagaatacatcattataatcaatacctggaatttggctgaaaccttttgctactaaccttgccttaaacctcggaggctcactaggagacaaaccttcctttcttttaaatatccacttacatcgaacagccttcttttgtttaggcaagggcacaacatcccatgtgccattcttgtcaagcgattgcatctcctcttgcatagcagaaatccacttc includes these proteins:
- the LOC124675455 gene encoding acyl-acyl carrier protein thioesterase TE3, chloroplastic-like is translated as MYHQILRLVPNAHSPLPPIRAGAARTCWPPARPAALRRPTIGAAAARGICRTLAVSAQSASLEAGLRFGKFFEVEMKVRDYELDQYGVVNNAIYGSYCQHGRHELLESAGLSADAVARSGESLALSEMHLKYFAPLRSGDKFVVNVRLASIKGIRMIFEHCIEKLPNRELIVEATATAVCLNKDYRPTRISPEFLSRLQGSSSKGSNG